A portion of the Flavobacterium limnophilum genome contains these proteins:
- a CDS encoding DUF7619 domain-containing protein, translating into MKKFYFLFLTFCFFNGLSAQIIDFPDAKFKEKLVAASSSNTTAKDLAGNYFKIDININGEIEQSEALNVSTLDVSNCLISSMEGIKSFKNIVTLNCGQNNISSLDVSNLSNLINLDCSFNHLETLNLLGVLVIENLVCNNNNLSSLNLSSNRLIDQIICNNNLLTNLDVRGLDWISEINCNSNKITSLYINNNSTDTISFSDNPNLALICLDTSEKDDIEVLINLYGYINCVVSTNCSLNNNNVFFPDANFKAKLLKADITNNIAQDANGISIKIDTNGNSEIELSEALLVGTLSISNSDIYDLKGINSFENLKKLDCSGNKLVKLELNALNNLIDLDFSFNKIEEITLMDVNNLENIKGNNNEISDLEIPGLTKLKSIELSFNKLVVLMFNEVNNLQVLKCNNNFLQQINFDTLKDINTLELNFNQFDTLDLIANANLTNLECGSNSLLTLDLSTLNKLQKLKCNNNLLISLYLKNGINETTLDFSGNPNLTYICTDASQVSQISTLTTLYGNSKSTIYTDCAPNDIVTIADPVFKSKLLKANPSLSGDDNDYIVAEDKDGNFIEIDINRNDEIEVSEALMVYKLNLIDDKIQSLEGIKSFKNLVRLWSHYNYITKLDLSGLSFLEEVDCSYNKITDLNLSGLVQLQKLSCRWNELDILDVTGSKNLTYLDCQGDQIQDLKFNGLKDLVHLDCRGVGQSFKCGTFLILDLEEYPNLTYLDCGYRSVGELKLNSLSKLEYLYCDHNALDNLDFDLLTNLKVFNCDYNGFYDLAILEMKNLQSLSCQRNKLTSLDASNLQFLTDLNCDSNSLNYLLIKNGKGIKNLSFDYNYDLAYICTDESEIEKVVKLPRKSFSINVNSYCTFTPGGTYYSIEGKSTVDSDANGCDPLDIAMPNLKFNIVNGVNKGEIISDASANYAITLGAGTYSITPKLENPSYFNISPSSIDVTFPLEESPRNQNFCISPNGIHRDLEINILPVDAARPGFDASYKIVYKNKGNITQSGAVNLTFDDAVLDIVMANPVVTTQKVNNLSWNFTNLKPFESKEITFTIKVNAPTATPAVNNGDVLAYTAGITSTAADETPLDNTFALNQTVVGSYDPNDKTCLEGSSITPNLIGEYVHYMIRFENNGTYAAQNIVVKDMIDLSKFDISTLIPTSSSHSFVTNISNGNKVEFIFENINLPFDDATNDGYIAFKIKTLPTLKVGDTFTNDASIYFDYNFPVVTKPASSTFKTLATKDFEFSNYFTLYPNPAKEVLNITAKEAIEVKSISIYNTLGQLVLVIPNAEKVSKIDVSSLRTGNYFVKINSDKGSSNVKFIKE; encoded by the coding sequence ATGAAAAAATTCTACTTTTTGTTTTTGACTTTTTGTTTTTTTAATGGTTTGAGTGCGCAGATTATTGATTTTCCTGATGCGAAATTTAAGGAAAAGTTAGTTGCTGCCAGTTCTAGCAATACAACTGCAAAAGATTTAGCGGGGAATTATTTTAAAATAGATATAAATATTAACGGAGAAATTGAACAATCAGAAGCATTAAATGTTTCTACTTTAGACGTTAGCAATTGTTTGATTTCCTCAATGGAAGGGATAAAAAGTTTTAAAAATATTGTAACACTTAATTGTGGACAAAATAACATTTCATCTTTGGATGTAAGTAATTTAAGCAATCTTATTAACCTAGATTGTAGTTTTAACCATTTAGAAACATTGAATCTATTGGGAGTTTTAGTTATTGAAAATCTAGTTTGTAATAACAATAACTTGTCCTCCTTAAATTTGTCAAGTAACCGCTTAATCGATCAAATAATATGTAATAATAATTTGCTCACAAATTTGGATGTAAGAGGTTTGGATTGGATTTCTGAAATAAATTGTAATTCAAACAAAATCACTTCATTATATATTAATAACAATTCTACGGATACTATTTCTTTTAGTGATAATCCTAATTTGGCCTTAATTTGTCTTGATACTAGTGAAAAAGATGACATTGAGGTCTTAATTAACTTATATGGTTATATCAATTGCGTGGTTAGTACCAATTGTTCCCTGAATAATAATAATGTTTTTTTTCCAGATGCTAATTTTAAAGCAAAATTATTAAAAGCAGATATTACAAATAATATTGCACAAGATGCAAATGGAATTTCAATTAAAATTGATACTAATGGTAATTCAGAAATTGAATTAAGTGAAGCTCTGTTGGTAGGAACTCTTTCAATATCTAATTCTGATATTTATGACTTAAAAGGAATTAATTCTTTTGAAAATTTGAAAAAGTTAGATTGTAGCGGTAATAAATTAGTCAAATTAGAATTAAATGCGCTCAATAATCTAATTGATTTAGATTTTAGCTTTAATAAAATAGAAGAAATTACACTAATGGACGTAAATAATCTCGAAAATATTAAAGGGAATAACAATGAAATTTCTGATTTAGAAATTCCTGGACTTACTAAGTTAAAATCTATAGAGTTAAGCTTTAATAAGTTAGTGGTTTTGATGTTCAATGAGGTTAATAACTTGCAAGTATTAAAATGTAATAATAATTTTTTGCAACAGATTAATTTTGATACCCTCAAGGATATCAATACTTTAGAGTTAAACTTTAATCAGTTTGACACCTTAGATTTAATAGCAAATGCAAATCTTACAAATTTGGAATGTGGTTCAAATTCATTATTGACTTTAGATTTATCAACTTTAAACAAGTTGCAAAAATTAAAGTGTAACAATAATTTGTTGATAAGCTTATACTTAAAGAATGGCATAAATGAAACTACTTTAGATTTTAGTGGCAATCCTAACTTGACCTACATTTGTACTGATGCCTCTCAAGTATCACAAATTTCAACCCTTACTACTTTATATGGAAATTCCAAAAGTACTATTTACACAGATTGTGCCCCTAATGACATAGTTACCATAGCAGATCCTGTTTTTAAATCCAAACTATTAAAAGCTAATCCAAGTTTATCTGGCGATGACAACGATTATATTGTGGCAGAAGACAAGGATGGAAATTTTATTGAAATTGATATAAATAGAAATGATGAAATCGAAGTTAGTGAAGCTTTAATGGTATATAAATTAAATTTAATTGATGATAAAATTCAATCTTTAGAAGGGATAAAAAGCTTCAAAAATCTTGTTCGTTTATGGAGTCACTATAACTACATTACAAAGCTAGATTTAAGCGGGTTGAGCTTTTTGGAAGAAGTAGATTGTTCTTATAATAAAATTACTGATTTGAATTTATCTGGATTGGTTCAACTTCAAAAATTAAGTTGTAGGTGGAATGAACTTGATATATTGGATGTGACTGGTTCCAAAAATCTTACGTACTTGGATTGTCAGGGAGATCAAATACAAGATTTAAAATTTAATGGACTCAAAGATTTAGTGCATTTAGATTGTAGAGGTGTTGGTCAATCTTTTAAATGCGGAACTTTTTTAATTTTAGATTTAGAAGAGTATCCAAATCTTACTTATTTAGATTGTGGTTATAGGAGTGTTGGAGAATTAAAATTGAATAGTTTGTCAAAATTAGAATATTTATATTGTGACCACAATGCATTAGATAATCTGGATTTTGATCTGCTCACTAACTTGAAAGTTTTTAATTGTGACTACAATGGATTTTACGATTTAGCTATTTTGGAAATGAAAAATTTACAAAGTTTGAGTTGCCAAAGAAATAAACTTACAAGTTTAGATGCGAGTAATTTACAGTTTTTGACAGATTTAAATTGTGATTCCAATTCTTTAAATTATTTATTAATAAAAAACGGAAAAGGGATCAAAAATCTGAGTTTTGATTATAATTATGATCTAGCTTATATATGCACTGATGAGTCTGAAATTGAAAAGGTTGTAAAGCTTCCAAGGAAGAGTTTTAGTATTAACGTAAATTCCTATTGCACATTTACTCCTGGCGGAACTTACTACTCCATTGAAGGTAAAAGCACTGTTGATTCTGATGCAAATGGTTGTGATCCTTTAGATATAGCCATGCCAAATCTTAAATTTAATATCGTAAACGGAGTTAATAAAGGAGAAATCATTTCTGACGCTAGTGCTAATTATGCTATTACTCTTGGAGCAGGTACTTATTCAATCACTCCAAAACTTGAAAATCCAAGCTATTTTAATATTTCTCCATCCTCTATAGATGTAACTTTTCCATTAGAAGAAAGTCCACGTAATCAAAATTTTTGCATATCTCCAAATGGTATTCATAGAGATTTAGAAATAAACATATTGCCTGTAGATGCTGCAAGACCTGGTTTTGACGCTTCTTATAAAATAGTTTATAAAAATAAAGGAAACATTACGCAATCAGGAGCAGTAAATCTAACTTTTGATGATGCTGTTTTAGATATAGTCATGGCAAATCCAGTTGTAACTACTCAAAAAGTAAATAATCTATCCTGGAATTTTACAAATCTTAAACCATTTGAAAGTAAAGAAATAACTTTTACGATTAAAGTAAACGCACCAACTGCAACACCAGCAGTAAACAATGGAGATGTTTTGGCTTATACAGCAGGTATAACTTCTACCGCTGCAGACGAAACCCCATTAGACAATACATTTGCATTAAATCAAACAGTTGTTGGATCTTATGATCCTAATGATAAAACTTGTTTGGAGGGAAGTAGTATTACTCCAAACTTGATAGGCGAGTATGTACATTACATGATTCGTTTTGAAAATAACGGAACTTATGCTGCCCAAAATATTGTAGTTAAAGATATGATTGATTTGTCCAAATTTGATATTTCGACTTTAATTCCAACAAGTTCGAGCCATTCTTTTGTAACCAATATTTCAAATGGTAATAAAGTAGAATTCATTTTCGAAAATATCAATCTTCCTTTTGATGATGCGACTAATGATGGTTATATTGCTTTCAAAATTAAAACTTTGCCTACGCTTAAAGTGGGTGATACCTTTACCAATGATGCCAGTATTTATTTTGACTACAATTTTCCTGTTGTAACAAAACCAGCCAGTTCCACTTTTAAAACCTTGGCAACCAAAGATTTTGAGTTTTCCAATTACTTCACTTTATATCCAAATCCTGCAAAAGAAGTTTTGAATATAACTGCAAAAGAAGCTATCGAAGTGAAATCTATTAGTATTTACAACACTTTAGGACAGTTGGTTTTG
- the rpsA gene encoding 30S ribosomal protein S1 — MSEILKSQEEFLANFNWHNFEEGIDAVDEKNLQEFEDLVSKTFIATDQEEVVEGIVVRITDRDVIVDINAKSEGVISLNEFRYNPALKVGDKVEVLIDIREDKTGQLVLSHRKARTIKSWDRVISANETGEIVNGFVKCRTKGGMIVDVFGIEAFLPGSQIDVKPIRDYDVYVNKMMEFKVVKINHEFKNVVVSHKALIEADIEVQKKEIIGKLQKGQVLEGVVKNITSYGVFIDLGGVDGLIHITDLSWSRINHPSEVLELDQVLNVVILDFDDEKTRIQLGLKQLNAHPWDALDAKLAIGDKVKGKVVVIADYGAFIEVAEGVEGLIHVSEMSWSTHLRSAQDFVKVGDVVEAVILTLDRDDRKMSLGIKQLTQDPWTDITSKYPVGSKHTGIVRNFTNFGIFVELEEGIDGLIYISDLSWTKKIKHPSEFVNVGEKLDVVVLELDVDGRKLSLGHKQTTANPWDQYEDSFAVGTIHSGEISEIVDKGATVEFGDDIVAFIPTRHLEKEDGKKLKKGETADFKVIEFNKEFKRVVASHTAIFREEEEKNVKAVTENTSSSSSTNAPAATLGDNNDILAGLKAQMEKNEKKK, encoded by the coding sequence ATGTCTGAAATTTTAAAATCACAAGAAGAGTTTTTAGCAAATTTTAACTGGCACAACTTCGAAGAAGGTATTGATGCAGTAGACGAGAAAAACTTACAAGAATTCGAAGACCTAGTTTCAAAAACTTTTATCGCGACAGATCAAGAAGAAGTAGTAGAAGGTATCGTTGTTAGAATTACTGATAGAGACGTTATCGTTGATATCAACGCAAAATCGGAAGGTGTTATTTCATTGAACGAATTCCGTTACAATCCAGCATTAAAAGTAGGTGACAAAGTAGAAGTATTGATTGACATCCGTGAGGATAAAACAGGTCAACTAGTATTGTCTCACAGAAAAGCACGTACTATCAAATCATGGGATAGAGTTATTTCGGCTAACGAAACAGGAGAAATCGTTAATGGTTTTGTAAAATGCAGAACTAAAGGTGGTATGATCGTGGACGTTTTCGGAATTGAAGCTTTCCTTCCAGGTTCTCAAATTGATGTTAAACCAATTAGAGACTACGATGTATATGTAAACAAAATGATGGAATTCAAAGTGGTAAAAATCAACCACGAATTCAAAAATGTTGTTGTATCTCACAAAGCGCTTATTGAAGCGGATATTGAAGTACAGAAAAAAGAAATCATCGGAAAATTACAAAAAGGACAAGTATTAGAAGGTGTTGTTAAAAACATTACTTCTTACGGTGTGTTTATTGACCTTGGTGGTGTTGATGGATTGATCCACATTACTGACCTTTCTTGGTCAAGAATCAACCACCCATCTGAAGTTCTTGAATTAGACCAAGTTCTTAACGTGGTAATCCTTGATTTTGATGACGAGAAAACAAGAATCCAATTAGGATTGAAACAATTGAACGCTCACCCTTGGGATGCTCTTGACGCTAAATTGGCTATTGGAGACAAAGTAAAAGGTAAAGTAGTCGTGATCGCTGATTACGGTGCATTTATCGAAGTGGCTGAAGGTGTTGAAGGTTTGATCCACGTTTCTGAAATGTCATGGTCAACTCATTTACGTTCTGCCCAGGATTTCGTAAAAGTTGGTGATGTTGTTGAAGCTGTTATCCTTACTTTGGATAGAGATGACCGTAAAATGTCATTAGGTATCAAACAATTGACTCAAGATCCTTGGACTGACATTACTTCTAAATACCCAGTAGGTTCTAAACATACAGGTATCGTTAGAAACTTTACAAACTTTGGAATTTTCGTAGAATTAGAAGAAGGAATCGACGGATTGATTTATATCTCTGACCTTTCTTGGACCAAGAAAATCAAACACCCATCTGAATTTGTAAATGTTGGTGAAAAATTGGACGTAGTTGTATTGGAATTGGATGTTGATGGACGTAAATTATCTTTAGGTCACAAACAAACTACTGCCAATCCTTGGGATCAATACGAAGATTCATTTGCTGTTGGAACTATCCACTCAGGTGAAATCTCCGAGATTGTTGACAAAGGAGCTACTGTAGAATTTGGTGATGATATCGTTGCTTTCATTCCTACACGTCACCTTGAAAAAGAAGACGGAAAGAAATTGAAAAAAGGCGAAACAGCTGATTTCAAAGTAATCGAATTCAACAAAGAATTCAAAAGAGTAGTTGCTTCCCACACTGCCATCTTCCGTGAAGAAGAGGAGAAAAACGTGAAAGCAGTGACTGAAAACACTTCATCTAGCTCATCTACAAATGCACCAGCTGCAACTTTAGGTGACAACAATGACATCCTTGCAGGTCTTAAAGCCCAAATGGAAAAAAACGAAAAAAAGAAATAA
- a CDS encoding SIMPL domain-containing protein (The SIMPL domain is named for its presence in mouse protein SIMPL (signalling molecule that associates with mouse pelle-like kinase). Bacterial member BP26, from Brucella, was shown to assemble into a channel-like structure, while YggE from E. coli has been associated with resistance to oxidative stress.), with product MKKLTLLFLIIISAKTYSQTKNFIDLPYIETSAIADTLVLPNRIHLNIVISEKDTKDKYSIEELENLMEQKLKGLGINTNQNLSLNDLASNFKKYFIKETDVMKSKSYNLVVENAKMAGNIIAELETIEISNIRVAKTENTEYEKIKLILKSNAIAKAKIQAEFMTKPLKQKVGNAIFISDLTNVRNSDDGGSLQEIVVVGYGRKSKQEYKPIDIEFQKIKMESIVNVKFKLE from the coding sequence ATGAAAAAATTAACTTTATTATTTTTAATTATTATTTCAGCAAAAACGTATTCGCAAACAAAAAACTTCATTGATTTACCTTATATCGAAACTTCTGCAATTGCCGATACTTTGGTATTACCCAATAGAATTCATCTGAACATTGTAATTTCTGAAAAAGACACAAAAGACAAATATTCGATTGAAGAATTAGAAAATTTAATGGAGCAGAAATTAAAAGGTTTGGGAATTAATACAAACCAAAATTTAAGTTTGAATGATTTGGCAAGTAATTTCAAAAAATACTTCATCAAAGAAACAGATGTTATGAAATCAAAATCATATAATTTAGTTGTTGAAAATGCAAAAATGGCAGGAAACATAATTGCTGAACTTGAAACAATTGAAATTTCAAATATCCGTGTAGCCAAAACTGAAAATACTGAATATGAAAAAATAAAACTCATATTAAAATCAAATGCAATTGCAAAAGCAAAAATTCAAGCAGAATTTATGACTAAACCTTTGAAACAAAAAGTGGGCAATGCCATATTTATTTCTGACTTAACAAACGTAAGAAATAGTGATGACGGTGGAAGTTTGCAGGAAATTGTAGTTGTAGGATATGGCAGAAAAAGTAAACAAGAATATAAACCTATTGACATTGAATTTCAAAAAATTAAAATGGAAAGCATTGTTAACGTGAAATTTAAACTTGAATAA
- a CDS encoding RDD family protein, with amino-acid sequence MTEFKEFENNNYNLKKSDVLRKNGAGIIDAILVLVIQTTLFHYYPKLSNLIEFPNPLSAMFFYVFVIFIVYRFLTIFAFGKTIGMAVLNMRFAKRNETKLSFKEKLLSVVMIYTNTVDCYHLQ; translated from the coding sequence ATGACTGAATTTAAAGAATTTGAAAACAATAATTACAACCTGAAAAAATCTGACGTTTTAAGAAAAAATGGCGCTGGAATTATCGATGCCATTTTAGTTCTTGTTATTCAAACTACTCTTTTTCATTATTATCCAAAACTATCGAATCTAATAGAATTCCCAAACCCGTTGAGTGCCATGTTTTTTTATGTCTTTGTGATATTCATTGTGTATCGATTCCTGACCATTTTTGCTTTTGGGAAAACAATTGGAATGGCAGTTCTGAACATGCGATTTGCCAAGCGAAATGAAACAAAACTTTCTTTCAAAGAGAAATTACTTTCGGTAGTAATGATTTACACCAATACCGTGGATTGCTATCATCTTCAATAG